In Eschrichtius robustus isolate mEscRob2 chromosome 11, mEscRob2.pri, whole genome shotgun sequence, the following proteins share a genomic window:
- the ADM gene encoding pro-adrenomedullin isoform X1, protein MKLVPVALMYLGSLAFLGADTARLDVAAEFRKKWNKWALSRGKRELRESSSYPTGLADVKAGPAQTLVRPQDVKGASRSPQASSPDAARIRVKRYRQSMNNFQSLRSFGCRFGTCTVQKLAHQIYQFTDKDKDGVAPRSKISPQGYGRRRRRSLPEAGLGRTLSSQEPQARGAPASRAHQVFATLLRI, encoded by the exons ATGAAGCTGGTTCCCGTCGCCCTAATGTATCTGGGCTCGCTCGCCTTCCTAGGCGCGGACACCGCACGGCTCGACGTGGCGGCAGAGTTCCGAAAGAA ATGGAATAAGTGGGCTCTAAGTCGTGGAAAAAGAGAACTTCGCGAGTCCAGCAGCTACCCCACCGGGCTCGCCGACGTGAAGGCAGGGCCTGCCCAGACTCTCGTTCGGCCGCAGGATGTGAAGGGCGCCTCTCGCAGCCCCCAGGCAAG cAGTCCGGACGCCGCCCGCATCCGAGTCAAGCGCTACCGCCAGAGTATGAACAACTTCCAGAGCCTGCGGAGCTTTGGCTGTCGCTTCGGGACGTGCACGGTGCAGAAGCTGGCGCACCAGATCTACCAGTTCACGGACAAGGACAAGGACGGCGTCGCCCCCAGGAGCAAGATCAGCCCCCAGGGCTACGGCCGCCGGCGCCGACGCTCCCTGCCCGAGGCCGGCCTGGGACGGACTCTGTCTTCCCAGGAGCCACAGGCGCGCGGGGCCCCGGCCTCCCGGGCTCATCAAGTGTTCGCCACCCTCCTTAGGATTTAG
- the ADM gene encoding pro-adrenomedullin isoform X2, with protein MKLVPVALMYLGSLAFLGADTARLDVAAEFRKKWNKWALSRGKRELRESSSYPTGLADVKAGPAQTLVRPQDVKGASRSPQASPDAARIRVKRYRQSMNNFQSLRSFGCRFGTCTVQKLAHQIYQFTDKDKDGVAPRSKISPQGYGRRRRRSLPEAGLGRTLSSQEPQARGAPASRAHQVFATLLRI; from the exons ATGAAGCTGGTTCCCGTCGCCCTAATGTATCTGGGCTCGCTCGCCTTCCTAGGCGCGGACACCGCACGGCTCGACGTGGCGGCAGAGTTCCGAAAGAA ATGGAATAAGTGGGCTCTAAGTCGTGGAAAAAGAGAACTTCGCGAGTCCAGCAGCTACCCCACCGGGCTCGCCGACGTGAAGGCAGGGCCTGCCCAGACTCTCGTTCGGCCGCAGGATGTGAAGGGCGCCTCTCGCAGCCCCCAGGCAAG TCCGGACGCCGCCCGCATCCGAGTCAAGCGCTACCGCCAGAGTATGAACAACTTCCAGAGCCTGCGGAGCTTTGGCTGTCGCTTCGGGACGTGCACGGTGCAGAAGCTGGCGCACCAGATCTACCAGTTCACGGACAAGGACAAGGACGGCGTCGCCCCCAGGAGCAAGATCAGCCCCCAGGGCTACGGCCGCCGGCGCCGACGCTCCCTGCCCGAGGCCGGCCTGGGACGGACTCTGTCTTCCCAGGAGCCACAGGCGCGCGGGGCCCCGGCCTCCCGGGCTCATCAAGTGTTCGCCACCCTCCTTAGGATTTAG